A DNA window from Paenibacillus sp. HWE-109 contains the following coding sequences:
- a CDS encoding methyl-accepting chemotaxis protein: protein MRVFQVNRLAADMRISHKILTLNVVAVIFLVLLTATSFFFLRDMNHNAEKMYEDDYLPTTWINKAESNVHTMNDRLLEYILAPDPHYKEVLDNEMSKIRSHTNLLLDDYEKSLGGEPVGELWMSKLKKALLSYEEDQKKVKSLSAAGQDKEAYQYYKTHIKSTMEDISGYIESLQQDRLETSGALNKERISQYSRLIWTLILSSLAAIVVFYFFGRWIASLIVKPLRAMQVLMAEAETGNLSQQATHDLAKDEVGMLHRSFQAMLFSLRAFIGDVQRGAHVLARQAEQFAGNAEQSKLAAETIAVSTDVLSHSIQKQVATVTETLTTIQAMKGELAVIHGDSLHMAQLAEEATDSSRAGMESVQTMKERIGLVFNQVSAAGTIVDELRYSCGQISSITEVIAEIAEQTNLLALNAAIEAARAGDSGRGFNIVAGEVRKLSGQTNEAAKQIAILLHEIERKARDVDSVMKQGMKLTEDGVAASSQVNDSLVFMQDAFSGVSRKVEVVGAAITHVATRSDEVVAFMENVTVSAQKGASSSQDSAAANEEQLAMMEEISFSSKSLFDMAEQLQQAVGRFRVE from the coding sequence ATGAGAGTATTTCAGGTTAACAGGCTAGCAGCAGATATGAGGATAAGCCATAAAATATTGACCCTAAATGTCGTGGCGGTTATTTTTCTTGTGCTCTTAACGGCGACCAGCTTCTTTTTTCTACGGGATATGAATCATAATGCGGAAAAGATGTATGAAGACGATTATTTGCCTACGACTTGGATCAATAAAGCAGAGAGCAATGTACATACGATGAATGATCGATTATTAGAATATATTCTGGCACCGGACCCCCACTATAAGGAAGTGTTGGATAATGAAATGAGCAAAATCCGCAGCCATACGAATCTGCTGCTGGATGATTATGAGAAGTCCTTAGGTGGTGAGCCTGTAGGCGAGCTATGGATGTCCAAGCTGAAAAAAGCGTTGCTCAGTTACGAGGAAGATCAGAAAAAAGTGAAGAGTTTATCAGCAGCCGGGCAGGATAAAGAGGCCTACCAGTACTATAAGACTCATATAAAAAGTACGATGGAAGACATCAGCGGTTATATTGAAAGTTTGCAGCAGGATCGTCTGGAAACCTCAGGAGCGCTGAATAAAGAGCGAATTTCGCAATACAGCCGTTTGATATGGACTTTGATCCTCTCATCGCTTGCAGCCATTGTTGTCTTTTACTTTTTCGGCCGATGGATAGCATCGCTGATCGTTAAGCCGCTGAGGGCAATGCAAGTGCTTATGGCCGAAGCCGAGACGGGCAATCTGTCCCAGCAGGCAACGCACGATCTTGCCAAGGATGAAGTCGGCATGCTCCATCGATCTTTCCAGGCGATGCTGTTCAGCCTGCGAGCCTTCATTGGAGATGTGCAGCGGGGAGCGCATGTGCTAGCCAGGCAAGCCGAACAGTTTGCCGGGAATGCGGAGCAAAGCAAGCTGGCGGCGGAGACGATAGCGGTATCGACCGATGTGCTGTCTCATAGCATACAAAAGCAAGTAGCTACAGTAACGGAGACGCTAACGACCATTCAGGCTATGAAGGGGGAGTTAGCGGTCATTCACGGGGACAGCCTCCATATGGCGCAGCTGGCAGAGGAGGCGACGGATAGTTCCCGCGCCGGAATGGAATCCGTTCAGACGATGAAGGAACGAATCGGTCTTGTATTCAATCAGGTCTCAGCGGCTGGGACGATCGTGGATGAACTTCGTTACAGCTGTGGACAAATCAGCTCGATTACTGAGGTAATCGCGGAGATTGCAGAGCAGACGAACCTGCTTGCATTGAATGCTGCGATTGAAGCAGCCAGGGCGGGGGATAGCGGTAGAGGGTTCAATATCGTAGCAGGTGAGGTCCGCAAGCTGTCTGGACAAACCAACGAAGCAGCGAAACAAATCGCTATTCTCCTGCATGAGATCGAGCGGAAAGCGAGAGACGTTGATAGTGTCATGAAGCAAGGGATGAAGCTGACGGAAGATGGCGTAGCCGCCTCTTCGCAGGTGAATGATTCACTGGTCTTCATGCAGGATGCTTTCAGCGGCGTTTCAAGAAAGGTCGAAGTGGTGGGTGCGGCGATCACGCATGTGGCGACCCGCAGCGATGAGGTCGTTGCCTTTATGGAAAACGTGACTGTATCTGCACAGAAGGGAGCGTCTTCCAGTCAAGATTCGGCTGCGGCCAACGAAGAGCAATTGGCGATGATGGAGGAAATTTCTTTCTCCTCCAAGAGTTTGTTCGATATGGCCGAGCAGCTTCAGCAGGCGGTTGGTCGATTCCGTGTCGAATAG